One segment of Castanea sativa cultivar Marrone di Chiusa Pesio chromosome 3, ASM4071231v1 DNA contains the following:
- the LOC142627649 gene encoding uncharacterized protein LOC142627649: MGQGQEVKTKTEPQVEIQERGEIFFFYRPKVDKEEAHSADDVQRLYIVLRPESGERTVEEKQDSDSGKEGAKKGSKGSESGSDKSGIEGGHGSQEVNIEKQPLLRFIVMGRKSLPDPSKKSRPYWAFVEMVTTNIEDVKTTLKGEEYDTKTKGHRQTSPARALGEGIYRILRHKPGKKTHTHLIYKLELPPQDEKNEPQELLNIEPEGSFLIQIKNPDQHGTSQFRGLQNKRKAVFPAHLHGQFGQLRYCPADPPDFLNYEGCEFLLISASDDIEEELGLELKTEGESDASCSDLVRTFGETASTSALLKGTWV; encoded by the exons ATGGGACAGGGTCAAGAGGTCAAGACCAAGACTGAACCTCAAGTTGAAATTCAG GAAAGaggtgaaatttttttcttctataggCCAAAAGTTGACAAAGAAGAAGCTCACAGCGCAGACGATGTGCAACGTTTGTATATTGTGCTGCGGCCAGAGTCCGGTGAGCGGACAGTGGAAGAGAAGCAAGACTCTGATTCAGGAAAGGAAGGAGCCAAGAAGGGATCTAAAGGGAGTGAAAGTGGCTCTGACAAGAGTGGAATTGAAGGTGGACATGGAAGCCAG GAAGTGAACATTGAGAAGCAACCCTTATTGCGATTTATTGTCATGGGAAGAAAAAGCCTTCCGGATCCAAGCAAGAAAAGTCGACCATATTGGGCTTTTGTCGAGATGGTTACTACCAATATAGAAGATGTGAAGACTACTCTAAAAGGAG AGGAATATGATACTAAAACTAAAGGGCACCGCCAAACCTCTCCTGCAAGAGCATTGGGAGAAGGCATTTACCGCATATTAAGGCACAAGCCTGGAAAGAAAACACACACCCATTTGATTTACAAGCTTGAACTTCCACCCCAAGATGAGAAGAATGAGCCACAAGAGTTGCTTAACATTGAACCGGAAGGCTCATTCCTGATACAAATAAAGAACCCGGATCAGCATGGCACATCCCAGTTCAGGGGGCTACAAAACAAGCGCAAGGCTGTGTTTCCTGCACACCTCCATGGACAGTTTGGACAACTACGGTACTGCCCAGCTGATCCACCGGACTTCTTGAACTACGAAGGATGTGAATTCTTGCTCATATCAGCTTCAGATGACATAGAAGAGGAGTTGGGTTTGGAGCTCAAGACAGAAGGAGAAAGTGATGCATCTTGTTCTGATTTGGTCAGGACTTTTGGAGAGACTGCTTCTACTAGTGCCCTTTTGAAAGGCACTTGGGTTTGA